The following are encoded together in the Salvia hispanica cultivar TCC Black 2014 chromosome 6, UniMelb_Shisp_WGS_1.0, whole genome shotgun sequence genome:
- the LOC125194514 gene encoding GDSL esterase/lipase At1g29670-like, translating into MLLVYLITKCDGKIQQVPCVFFFGDSLTDNGNNNFLATIAKVNHTPYGIDFPAGPTGRFSNGKNIPDFLAKSLGFEKAIPPFAIAKGTKILKGVNYGSGGSGILDESGSQLGDVMSMKKQLINHGKTVANIKLLLGNSARAKHHLKKCLYVSNIGSNDYINNYFSPKYHLSSTLYTPQKFATILTNHYRRQIRRLYKYGARKVAIHGVGSIGSVPHFRSTKEFMDSTNRIIQHFNDMLPSLVDALNARLHGAQFIFINTTNIAQGDPSTIGIKVIDVPCCVVSKPLGLCDAGKKPCNNRNEYYFWDNFHPTETANQAMAARSYAAASPADAYPTDIRYLVRRN; encoded by the exons atgtTACTAGTATATTTGATTACAAAATGTGATGGGAAGATACAGCAAGTTCcttgtgttttcttttttggggaTTCTCTTACTGATAATGGAAATAACAATTTTCTAGCAACAATTGCCAAAGTAAATCACACCCCTTACGGGATCGATTTTCCGGCCGGTCCCACCGGCCGATTCTCCAATGGCAAAAATATACCCGATTTTCTCG CCAAGAGTTTAGGATTTGAGAAAGCTATTCCTCCATTTGCAATTGCAAAAGGTACCAAGATTCTCAAAGGTGTGAATTATGGATCAGGAGGAAGTGGAATCCTCGATGAATCGGGAAGTCAATtg GGTGATGTAATGAGCATGAAGAAGCAGCTGATTAATCATGGAAAAACGGTGGCCAATATCAAGCTTTTACTTGGAAACTCAGCTCGTGCAAAACATCACCTCAAAAAATGCTTATATGTTTCCAATATAGGGAGTAACGATTATATCAACAAttatttttccccaaaatatCACCTTTCTAGCACTTTGTACACTCCACAAAAGTTTGCAACAATTTTGACCAACCACTACCGTCGACAAATTAGG AGGCTGTACAAGTATGGAGCAAGGAAAGTAGCAATTCATGGGGTGGGTTCAATTGGATCCGTGCCTCACTTCAGGTCCACCAAAGAGTTCATGGACTCCACCAATCGAATCATACAACATTTCAACGATATGCTACCGTCGCTCGTCGACGCCCTCAACGCCCGTCTCCATGGGGCGCaatttatctttataaatACCACAAACATTGCTCAAGGGGATCCTTCAACCATAG GTATAAAAGTTATAGATGTCCCATGTTGTGTGGTTTCAAAACCCTTAGGACTATGTGATGCTGGAAAAAAACCATGCAACAACAGAAATGAGTATTACTTCTGGGATAATTTTCATCCCACAGAAACTGCAAATCAAGCCATGGCTGCACGGTCGTACGCTGCAGCCTCGCCTGCTGATGCTTACCCGACCGACATTCGTTATCTCGTCCGAAGAAATTAA
- the LOC125194513 gene encoding GDSL esterase/lipase At1g29670-like produces MESSGVKRWIVAAVVLSLLHGGVLAQPQVPCLFIFGDSLVDNGNNNNIQSLAKANYLPYGIDFPNGPTGRFSNGKTTVDVVAELLGFDDYIPPYSAARGQQILQGVNYASAAAGIRSETGRQLGGRIDFTGQVNNYRNTVQQVVNILGNESSAADYLSKCIYSVGIGSNDYLNNYFMPLYYSSSRQYSPEQYANLLIQQYTQQLKNLYNLGARKFALIGIGQIGCSPNALAQNSPDGRTCVKRINDANQIFNTKLRGLVDTLNRNTPNAKLIYINAYGIFQDLIQSPSSFGFSVTNAGCCGVGRNNGQITCLPGQRPCRNRNQYLFWDAFHPTEAANTIVGRRSYRAQKASDAYPYDISRLAQL; encoded by the exons ATGGAGTCTAGTGgagttaagagatggatagTGGCGGCCGTGGTGCTGAGCCTCCTCCACGGCGGCGTGTTGGCCCAGCCCCAAGTTCCATGCCTCTTCATATTTGGTGATTCTCTTGTGGACAAcggcaacaacaacaacatccAATCTTTGGCTAAGGCTAATTACTTGCCCTATGGAATCGATTTTCCCAATGGCCCGACCGGCCGGTTTTCCAATGGGAAAACCACAGTCGATGTAGTTG CTGAATTACTAGGCTTTGATGACTACATTCCGCCTTACTCGGCCGCCCGCGGCCAGCAAATACTCCAGGGAGTGAACTACGCATCGGCTGCAGCTGGAATTAGATCCGAAACCGGCCGGCAACTG GGTGGAAGGATTGATTTCACCGGACAAGTAAACAACTACAGGAATACAGTCCAACAAGTAGTGAACATTCTGGGAAACGAATCCTCTGCCGCAGATTACCTAAGCAAATGCATATATTCGGTCGGAATCGGCAGCAACGACTACCTCAACAACTACTTCATGCCGCTCTACTACTCCAGCAGCCGACAATACTCACCGGAGCAGTACGCCAACCTCTTGATCCAACAGTATACCCAACAATTAAAG AATTTGTACAACCTCGGGGCACGTAAGTTTGCGTTGATCGGGATCGGGCAGATCGGGTGCAGCCCGAACGCCCTGGCCCAGAACAGCCCCGATGGAAGGACGTGCGTGAAGAGAATCAACGACGCCAACCAGATATTCAACACCAAGCTCAGGGGATTGGTGGACACACTCAACCGAAACACGCCCAACGCCAAGTTGATCTACATCAACGCCTACGGAATCTTCCAGGATCTTATCCAGAGCCCATCGTCCTTCG GCTTCAGCGTGACAAATGCAGGGTGCTGTGGGGTGGGGAGGAACAACGGGCAGATCACGTGCCTGCCAGGGCAGAGGCCGTGCAGGAACAGAAATCAGTATCTGTTTTGGGATGCGTTCCATCCCACGGAGGCGGCCAACACCATCGTTGGGAGACGATCGTATCGCGCCCAGAAGGCTTCCGACGCCTATCCTTACGATATTAGTCGCTTGGCGCAGCTTTGA